The Sporosarcina luteola DNA window AAGCTAGCTGGCTTAGCATAACGAACATTACGTTCGGTATCGCTACAGCGATTTTTTACTTCCAAATGGGAAGTGTGATGGCACTTCAATTCGGAGCACCCAATGCCCTTTTATCCGCAGGCTACGCAATTATCGTGGCGGGTATACTCGGTACAGTCATTGTGTACTTATCTGCGAAAACCGGCATGAATGTGAACCTCCTATCGAGGGGCGGCGGCTTCGGCTATATTGGAGCATCTTTGACATCACTCATCTACGCATCGAATTTTATTATGTATTGTGCTTTTGAAGGCCTGATTCTAATATCAGCCGTACATCATTTTCTACCCTCCTTTCCGAAATGGGTTTTAATCCTCGTATTTGGACTCATTGTTATTCCTCTTAATTGGTTTGGAATTCAACAACTGGACAAGCTGCAAAAATGGTCATTACCAATTTTCATCCTCTTTTTGATCACTGCGATTGTCATTTCTTTTATCAAACCTGCTATTTATACGGGTCCTGTTTTCTCTTACATGCCAGAAGGAGTCCAGCTTGGCGGAACCGCGCTGCTGTTCTGCATCGGTATGCATAATGGGATTATGGGCTTGACCGCTCTTCTCGCTTCAGATTATGCCCGCTTTTTACGCCCTAAAGATATCAAAATTGGATCTTTAGCAATCGGGTTCATTCCTCAAATTTTTTGTTATGGCGTTATGGGAGGATTAGGCATCTGGTTCGGTGTCCGTTATTTGGAGTCGGATCCAGGCGTTTATATTGTACTGCTGCTCGGAATCGGTGGCGCGTTATTTACCATGTTGACGCAATTGCGTATTAATGTCACAAATATTTATAGTAGTTCACTCTCCTTATCAAACTTCTTTGAAAACATCTTCCGTTTCACCCCCGGCCGACGATTTTGGGTCGTTGTCTCCGCATTGACGGCGATTGCTCTAATGCTCGGCGGCATTGTAGACCATCTTGCTACGGTCATGACATTCCAAGGAGTCTTCCTGTTCTCATGGGCGTCCATCTTGGTGACGGATGCGCTAGTCGTAAAAAAATGGTTGAAAATTGGACCGAATTATTATGTTGCCACACAAGAGTATTTGTATAAGTGGAATCCGGTCGGCGTTGTTTCCCTCCTCGTTTCAAGTGTAATCGGCACAGTTGCCGCACTTGGCTATATGGGATTATTCCTCCAATCGACAGCTGCGTTTTTCGCTGCGGTGCTCGCCGCTATTTTGACGGTCATCATCGCGATACTGACAAAGGGCGCGTATTATTTGCAACAAGAACCAACTGATATTGTCGAAGAGGACAAACTGAAACGATGAATGAAAAGAGCCATGCCTCAATTGAATTGGGCATGGCTTTTTTAGGCAAACCAGGTGAGTCGGAAGTCCTGAAATGACAATATATCTTGGGAAATGATCGATAACTTTCGGGAAATGAACGATATCAGTCGTATGGTGATCGATATATCCCGTGAATTGATCGATATCTGTCCCGAAATGATCGATATCTTTTACGCGGCAAATGAAAGAGCCATTCCAAGTTGTAAATACAACC harbors:
- a CDS encoding purine-cytosine permease family protein yields the protein MTTEQTTTLQQDTGEEVVRDYSLDRVPREERKASWLSITNITFGIATAIFYFQMGSVMALQFGAPNALLSAGYAIIVAGILGTVIVYLSAKTGMNVNLLSRGGGFGYIGASLTSLIYASNFIMYCAFEGLILISAVHHFLPSFPKWVLILVFGLIVIPLNWFGIQQLDKLQKWSLPIFILFLITAIVISFIKPAIYTGPVFSYMPEGVQLGGTALLFCIGMHNGIMGLTALLASDYARFLRPKDIKIGSLAIGFIPQIFCYGVMGGLGIWFGVRYLESDPGVYIVLLLGIGGALFTMLTQLRINVTNIYSSSLSLSNFFENIFRFTPGRRFWVVVSALTAIALMLGGIVDHLATVMTFQGVFLFSWASILVTDALVVKKWLKIGPNYYVATQEYLYKWNPVGVVSLLVSSVIGTVAALGYMGLFLQSTAAFFAAVLAAILTVIIAILTKGAYYLQQEPTDIVEEDKLKR